The genomic region TGTTCTATATAATTATTTAATACCTTTCTTTTCCGACGCTGAATTTTTAACTAAAAAAGGAAAAGATTTTAACGATTTTAAAATTATCAGTAAAGCTGTGTATATGGGAGCCCATAGGAAAGAAGAGATAAGATCTTTAATTTTAAAATTATCAAATACTATGAATAATTTTAGATTATCAACCTATAAAGGAATAATTGAATATTTAAATAAAGAGGAATTAAATATATTAACAACTGTAACATCTACATTTGAATATCTTATAGATGGAAGAGTCAGGGATAATATTACAAAAAAAATATTACCTAGACAGGTTAGTTGTATATACGAAATAATAAAAAATTATGGAGAAATTCTATTAGCTAATTCTTTAACTGAAGCTGCTTCAATTGTAGGATTATATCCTGATACTTTAAGTAAATATTTAGATATTGAAATATTAAATCCTAAAGATGCCTTTATTGAAATTAAAAATTTAAAAATTAGAAGAGTACGTGTACTCTTTAGGGATACAGAGCTTCCATACTTCGTTAGTAAATAGGGACTCCCCCCCCGTCTTTTAATTACTTTCATTACGGTATATACCTACGAAGTCTGGGACTATAATTAAATAAAAACTTTATATATATATATAATAACCCTTACAATAGCCACAATTAGCTAGCTTAACTATTTGAGCTGTGGGTTTTACCGAGGTCAACATATCAATGGTATGTATGTGCACAAGCTCTTCTTGATGGTTTTCAGCTATTGTGGCGGCGCAAGCTCGCAAGGGGGTATATAATGTTTATTAATAAATCACTTTTAATCAAGAATATTATAAATGCGCAAGCTACAAATTAGACGAAGTACTAAAAAAATTTTTTTGCTTCGTGCTTCGCTAGAAAGGATCTTAATATACAGAGTATACCATTAATAGGAATTGAGCAAGATTATAATCAAACAATTCTATACTTATACAAAAGTGGTGAAAACGGTTAAGGAGGATATACTTTAAGACCGTCGGCAGTTATAAATGTCGCTACAGACTGGTTCACCGGGGTTAGGCTGAAATGTCTGTCCAAATGTACAGTCGGATCCTAGAACGAATGTGATATCGTAGAGAGTAAATATTTATCGAAAAAACACTACACATAGTGGATAGCCTTACCGCAAAGGTAATAAACTCTTAAGTAGGTAAACTACTCTTAATGTCTATTGCTCTTATGACAGAGTTGACATCAAGGTCAGGTTAACTAGGATTGTTCAATGTTAATTCCTGTATTGATAATAAGTTCTTTAGTTCACATATATTCAATTTCGTACATGAGTAGTGATCCTCGAGGTAGCGTGGAGGGAATACGCTTCTATGGGGGTAAACTGTCAAATTCCGGGGAACTCCTAAAGCTTAAGGTACCAAGCTGTATTTGAAAAATTATCAGTGGCTGAGGTAATTGCTCAGGTATGGTAACAAGCCTTAAGATATGTGAAAACAAAATGGACAATCGCGGATCTAAGTCAACAAAACTAAAAGTTAATGTTGTAAAAGAGCAACGAGTAAACGGCAGTTGATCAGCTAAGTCTAACTTAACTAATTTAAGATGTACTCTAACAGGTTTTGAAAAGAATCGTGGTATAAATCACGGCTTCAACCGTCAAATGAGTTGAAGTTCACGTGTTAAAATCCCATCTAAGCAATTCCGTCTCAGCTCCGTCGTTTTTATTCATGGTACTTCTAAATTGACTTCGGTGAATCCTGGAGTTTGGTCTGGTTTAATAGACGGAGAAGGTTCTTTTTCAATAATCTTAGTTAGAAATTCAACACGTAAATTAGGTTGACGTCTTGAACCAAAATTTCAACTTGGTTTACATAAAAAAGATTATGATGTATTATTACAGTTACAGCTTTTTTTAGGTGGTGCCGGTGGTATCTATTCAGCTCGGAATGGTGAGTTTGTTAACTACATAATTAGTTCTATTAAAGATTTAAATAAACTTGTTGTTCATTTAGAACATTATCCATTGTTAACTCAAAAATCCGTGGATTTCTTTTTCTTTAAACAAATAATAGATTTAATTAATAATAAAGCTCATTTTACTGTTGAAGGTTTAAATAAAATAGTAAATCTAAAAGCATCTATGAATTTAGGTTTATCCGATAAGTTAAAATTAGAGTTTCCTGGATATCAAGTCATGGAAAAACCTATTTTTAATTGTATCGAAGTAGCTGCAAATATAAGTCCTTCTTGGATTTCTGGTTTTGTTAGTGCTGAAGGGAACTTTGATGTTCGTACACCTAAAACAAATAGTAAAACGGGTTATAGAGTTCAGTTAAGATTTAGGATAACCCAGCATGTTAGGGATATCATATTAATGGAAAAATTAGTTCAATATTTAGGAGGAGGAAAAGTATATAAATATACTAGATCTGGTGTTCATTTAAGTATAGTTGATTTCTCCTTAATCACTAATAGAATAATTCCTATATTTAAAGAAAATCCTTTAGTTGGTGTAAAATCTAAGGATTTTGAAGACTGATGTAAAATACATGAATTAATGGTTAATCGTTCACACTTAACTATTAAAGGTATGAACTTTATACAAGAAATTAAATTGGGTATGAATAGAGGTAGAAGTATTGAGACAGAGAAAGAAGGTAAGATTAATTAATTTCAATATTACGTCACTTCGTCTATATGAAGAATTTGCTTTAAGACCCTCGATGTAACCGGCGCCATTCAAAAAGTAAACTAGTATAAAATGAGACAAATTGTATGATAAATTTAACAAAAGCATAATCAAAGGTTTTTTAGTTATTTAAGCTTATTTACATTTATGATGATAATACTTGTAACAGCTAATAATTATTTATTAATGTTTGTAGGATGAGAAGGTGTTGGAGTTTGTTCATATCTATTAGTTAGTTTTTGATTTACTAGAATAGCAGCTAATCAAAGTTCTATATCTGCCTTCTTAGCTAATAGAGTAGGGGATTGTTTTTTAACAATTGGTATGTTTGCTATATTATGATCTTTAGGTAAACGAAATAATTGTAAAGTTTTCATGAGCTTGCGCCCCACGCACAAGATCAAAAATAAAAAAACTAGCTCATTAACCAAATACACTTTGAGCAATGCTCAAATATGCTTTCATAAAACAACAAATATTTTAGGTAGTGCTGTACAAGCTAAAGCTTGTACTTCTCATTTTATAGCTTGCGCACGTATATCTGATATTCAAATTAGGAAGTATTCTAATTCACCTTTTGCTCCTTATTTAGCAGGATTAATAGAAGGTGATGGACATATAGCTGTACATGATAAAAATACACAAAAAAAAGAGTACAGACCAAAGATTATTATTGCTTTTAATATTAACGATAAACCTTTAGCTGAAAAATTATCAACAGTATTAGCTGTTGGTAAAGTAATTGATAGAGCTAGTACAGGACATGTATTATTACAAATTTTGGCTAAAGAAGAAGTATTAAAAATAATTAATTTAATTAATGGTCATATGCGTACACCTAAAATAGAAGCACTACATAGAGCTATTCGTTGAATAAATGAAAAAGATAATAGCTCTATACCGTTATTAGGTATAGATTCTTCTCCTTTAGAGAGTAATAGTTGATTATCCGGATTTACAGACGCCGATGGGTGTTTTGGTATAACTGTATACGATCGTAAGAAAAATGGAGTATTTTTAAGAACAAGTGTTAAAACTTCTTTCCGAATAGAAGTAAAACAAAATTATTCCAGAGAGGTTACTTTAGAGCAAGGTGGGCGTAGCACTAGTTTTTTTTTTATTATGAGTGAAATTGCCGCATTTTTTACCGTAAATTTATATACTAGAATTAGAAAGACAGAGGATAAAGTATTTTACGCTTTTGCTGCAGTGACTCATAATTCAAGAAGTCATGAAATACTTCGTAATTATTTTGATAATTATCCTTTGTATTCATCTAAACATCTAGCTTATAAAGATTGATGTCTTGTTCAAGTTCTTCATAAAGGATCTTTAAGTAAGGAGAACTTAGAGATAATAAAAGCTATTAAAAATGGGTTTAATACTAAGAGAAAAGTATTTGATTTTTCACATTTGAATTCTTTACAATTTAAATAAATTGCCGTGAGAGGTAGTAATATCTCTCTTATTATATAACTATGTGCGGGAAAACCCTAAAGTCTTTTTATAGATTATTGTGGAAACTTTTTATATATAACTGCGTACACAAAACTTAAAAATTAAAAAGAATAGAATCCTACGAGCTTGCGCCATCGTATGGTGACTTTTGCTGCTATGTACGGCGCTATATATAGCGCTATATATTGCGAGGCGCAAGCTCCTCCTCCTCGTAGGGCTTACTTATATGCTTGCAGACTTCGTACGCATACTTATTTGCGGCGTAGCCGTCAGAAGTATAGCTGTCAGAAGCATGAAGTATAGCAGGAACAGTAGGATGAAAATGGACAATCCGCAGGAAACTAAGAATAATTCTAATTTATTTAAGGATCCTCAGAGACTACACGTTATACGCCCTTTATCCATAATGTTGTGCATACTTCGTCTGCCTAAAACATATGTTGAACAAGGGTGAAAATATAGTCCAGTTATAGCTGAAAAGTTATAAGTTATTCGAATTTAGATTATAGTACAGTATTTTCATTAGCCCCTTATATTAACAGTAAAGTAGTTCTTATTATAGGTATATGTTTATTAATTGGTGCTATGGCTAAAAGTGTGCGCTGATGAGCTTTATTTTGAAATGGAGATATAATCTCTAAACATTGGTCAAATATGTTTCTGACTACGAAATTAGGTGGCGGGGAAATCCCAAAGTTGAACATAGCATTTTCGCGTAATGAAGAGATTAGATCCAATCATGGGGATCGATTAGCTCTTCTAGTCAAGTTTTCTATGATTAAGACTATACTGTTTGAAGTTCATCTACCAGTTGTCTCAAGCCATGGACTTCAGCGTGCCTGAGATAGGCTGAATGCGGCAAACCTTTTTCTTGAACTTTTGGATAGGGTTATGGCCTGTCCGCAAACGAATTGCATAAACAATTTCAAGGTAGAGAGTGAACAATCTAAGGAAAACAAAATTCAAAATATATGAAGATCAGGATTACCTAAGACTAGAAATAGTTATGGTAACAGAGGAGTAGTATTACCCTTTGTATATTATAACAATATATATTGTCCTTTAAAAAAGGGGATAAGGGGAAGAACTCTAGATTTTAATTTTAGATTGCTATCCACTAGTGCTGGGAGCCCAGTACAGATAAAATCTAACACTAATGATAAGCTTCTAAAGCTAGCTAAGCATTGTAAAAAGAATTTTAATGGTCAAATCCAAATGGACAAATTATACCGATTAATGTATGATTCAGCACTGTATGAATTGGCTTATAAAAAGCTAGGCGCTAGTTCTGGGCGCAAACTAGGCGCAAGCTCTGGAGGGAATATAAATCAGGCGGGTATTAATATTAAACCCCTTGACCATAACCACTACCCTTTAGTAGGATCCGCAGAGATGTTATCTGAAGTAATTGAAGGAATTATTGCTGAGTTGAAAGATAGTAGGTTTAGATTTGAAGGAAAAAAGGTAAAAACCCTAGTAAGTAGACCTCTTACTACTTTTAGAAATAAACTGGTACAAGAGGTAATGAGAATGATTTTAGAAGTTATATTCGAACCAACTTTCTCTGAACACAACCATGGGTTTAGGCCAGGAAGGGGATGTCATTCGGCTTTGAAAGAAATTAAGGCGCAAGCTATAAATTTTGGAGTATCAACCTGATATTTTGAAGGAGATATTTCTAAATACTTAGTTACTTGTGCTGACGAAGTTATGCATGCAAGCTCCTCTTTTGTTACTTCGAGACGTGGTGGCGACGGTGGCGGCAAAGCCGCAGCAGCAGCCACGCTCGTAAGTTCTCAAATAGAAAGAGTCTTAATGAATATAATTGAAAATAAAATTAAAGACCGTAGGTTTACAGATTTAATATGAAAAGCTTTAAAAGCTGGATATTTTGAATTTAAAATATTCAAAGATTCAAATACAGGTACTACTCAAGGTGATATACTTAGCCCTATTTTAAATAACATTTATCTAAATGAATTAGATAGATTTATTAGTAAGTTAAAATTAGAGTACGATAAAGGAATTAAACCTAAAGTAAATCCTTATTATGACAAACTTTGTAATATGAAGAATAAAACTCTTGATGTACAAACTAGGAACCGTATCCATAAGTTACACTTGAAGACTCCTTATTATAAAACACTAGACCCTAGTTTCAAGAAATTAGTATATGTAAGATATGCTAATGTTTGGGTTATAGGTGTTAGAGGATCCAAAGAGGATTGTAACATTCTGTTAGAAAAAATAGAAATATTTTTTAAAGATAAATTAAATATTGGGGGCGCAAGCTCTCGCGCAAGCTCTCGCGCAAGCTCGAGTTTTGAGCTTGTGCCTAAAACCCTATCTAGTATAACTAATGCTAAAAAGGTCTTATTCTTGGATACGGTAATATTCAGTAGCTGACACAGAAAACATCAATCTTTGACTTCCAGTTCATCTGGGTTCATGCTAAGAAATGGTAGAGAAATTAGACTTGAAGCACCTAAACAAATAATACTACAAAAACTAAATGAAGCCGGTTTTATAACTAAAGGGAAACCATCTCCTAAATTACTATGACAACATTATAATAAGGACACAATAATAACATTATATAATTCTGTATATAGGTATATTAATTATTATAGTTTTGCTGAAAATATTTCCAAAATTTCTTCATGACTTCACTTTATATTAAAAACTTCTTGTGTGAAATTATTGGCATCCAAATTTAAATTAGGAACTATATGTAAAACTTATTTTAAATTTGGAAAAGATTTAAAAGGAGATAATAAAATCGGTTTTGTGGATGCGATGGCTTATGGAATAAATATTTGAGACTTTAAGATATCAACTAAAGGTATAATTCAAATCCTATATGCTGGAACAAAAACCTCTAGAGGCGGAGCCGCGAAGCCGCTAAGGAGCAAAGCCGCGAAGCCACAAAGCCGCCGCACTAAAATTTAATAAAATTAATGGATTAATGGTTAAAATAGTGCTTTCGAGGAGGCTACGTATACGAAGTATGCTTTATATATAGCGCTATATATAGCGCAAGCTCCTCTTCGACATACTTTGTCAGTATGTATGTATGTCAGCACTAATATTATTATAACCAGACAGTAATACCACTATATATATAATGCAAACGCTTAGTATATTAAAATTGGAGAGCCGTATGATGGGAAACTATCACGTACGGTTCGGGAAAAGGTATATATACTGATAAGAGGTATACGTATCTAGTTCATTCTCAAGTAGGTTTACATGTATGATTACCTATGGCGATGGAAGGTCCTACTCCTGTATCAGCATTAATACATGCAGCTACTATGGTAACTGCAGGTGTATATTTACTAATGCGTAGTTCACCATTAATTGAATATAATAGTACAGTTTTATTATTATGTTTATGATTAGGTGCGATAACTACTGTATTTAGTTCTCTTATAGGTCTGTTCCAACAAGATATAAAAAAAGTTATAGCTTATTCCACAATGAGTCAATTGGGAATGATGGTTATAGCTATAGGTTTATCATCTTACAATGTAGCTTTATTCCACTTAATAAATCATGCATTTTATAAAGCGCTATTGTTTTTAGGAGCAGGTAGTGTTATACACGCTGTAGCTGATAACCAAGATTTTAGAAAGTATGGTGGATTAATAAATTTTCTACCTTTAACATACTCTGTTATGTTAATAGCGAGTTTAAGTTTAGTTGCTTTCCCTTTCATGACAGGTTTTTATAGTAAAGATTTTATTTTAGAATCTGCTTATGGACAATTTAGTTTTTCAGGTGTAGCTGTATATATAATTGCTACTATAGGTGCAATATTTACAACGCTATATTCTGTTAAAGTTTTATACTTAACTTTTATTTCTACACCTAGCGCACCTTTACATACTTATAAAGGTGCTCATGAAGGTGATTTATTCCTTACTTTACCCTTAATAATTTTAGCTATATTTTCTATATTTTTCGGATTTTTTACTAAAGATATATTCATTGGCCTTGGTTCTAGCTTCTTTGCTGATAATAGTTTATTTATTCACCCAACTCATGAAATCACTATCGATACTGAATTTGGAGTTCCTGTATTTTGAAAATTACTTCCTTTTGTATTTACAGTTTCATTTAGTATTGTAAGTTTAGTGTTATCTGAGTATTTACCAGAATTAGTAATAAAATTTAAATTAAGTAGATTAGGTTATAATATTTTTGGTTTCTTCAATCAACGTTTTTTGATTGAATTATTTTATAATAAATATATCACAAATTTAATTTTAGATTTAGGGGGACAAATGACTAAGATATTAGATAAAGGTAGTATAGAACTATTTGGGCCTTTTGGCTTAGAAAAAGGGTTAGTTAATTTTAGTAAAAATATATCATCTCTAAGTACAAGTCATGTAACGACTTATGCATTATATATTTTAGTAGCTTTTATTTTATATTTACTTTATAATTATTTATCTTTTAATTTTTTGCCATTTCTTATAGCTGGACTCACTATACTAACAACGATATAATGTTCTTATTTTTATTTTTTATTTTTATGTATTTTTTTAGGCCTAAACTCTATTTTTAGAGTAAGTGACACAAGCTCTAAATGTAATAGAGTTTTCAATAAAATCTTATGAAAATCATAAAGAAGTACCTGCATATAAAGAACAAATTAGTAAACTGATTGAAAAAAGAAAATATATGTAAATCAGCTTTAGAAAATATTGAGTAGGTTAAATTTTTATAAGAAGAAAATAGTAAAGGTAAAGGTAAGGATAATTAAATTTAATGCGTATGTACATACGTACGGCGCCGTCGTACTACGAACCATAGCTATTTAAGTAATGATTTTTAGTAAGTGAATCAAGCAAGCATACTTCGTACACCAGGACTTGCCTGGCTTAGCCAGGCAAGTCCAATAAGCCCCGCAAGCTGTATATAATATATAATAATAAAGGGTAAATCTTATTGCTATATAATCATAAAATGATTATATAGCAAAGTGATTATTATTATAAAAAAAATGTAGAGGATAAGGATTTAATTTATACACGAACTCTTAATATAAAGTCAGTACGTCTATTACCACTAAAGTGCAGGCTGTTATATTTATACTAAGATGTCTGTTTAGAATCCAAATCTTATGTATATTTGCTGCTTGCGCCCGGGCTGGCTGGCTGGTGGCTACGCCGCATCAGCAGCAGAAGTAGGCGGGACCAGGCTACGCGTGTACGACGGCGCATGTCTGTATGCTTGCTGTTATTTTTTTTAGATTCTATATAACATGTATAATGATATAATATAATATTATATAATAATATTTCAATATAGAATAAATTGTATTTTATTATTTTTTTATGTTTTTTTTAATTAATAAATTAGTTATGAATTTTGATGCTCCCAGTCCTTGAGGTATATATTTTCAAGATAGTGCTACTCCTCAGATGGAAGGGTTAAATGAATTACACGATAATATAATGTATTATTTAGTAGTTATATTATTTGCTGTAGGATGAATTTTATTATCTATAGTTATAAACTATGTTAGTACAAAATCACCAATCTCACATAAATATTTAAATCACGGTAGAGATGTGCCTATTCAAAAGTGTTTTAAGTTTAAAGGTAACTTGCGCTTGGTAAATAATAACAATAAATATATACGTTCTTATAGTACAACATCTTTTTCAGGTCCTAAGACCAAGTCGCTAGGCCTGTCCCAAAAGGACCATAATAGTATAAAATTGTATCAAGATCCTTATTCAATGAGAAAATTAATTATAAAAGATAACAAAAATAAATCTGGTATCTATAAATGGACCAATAAATTAACTAATGATATATATATTGGACAATCAGTTGATTTGTCTAAAAGATTTATAAGATACTTTAATATGAGTTATTTGAAAAATAGAGAAACTCTTATAATAAGTAGAGCTTTGATTAAATACGGGTATTCCAACTTCCAGCTTGAAGTATTAGAATATTGTGATATAGCTGATTTAACAGAAAGAGAACAATACTATCTTGATAAGTTAAATCCTAAATACAATATTTTAAAAATAGCAGGTAGTTCTTTAGGACATAAACTAACAGAAGAAACTAAAGCTAAAATTAGTAAATCTTTAAAAGGAATATATGTAGGAGAAAAATCTGTTTTATATGGTCGCACTCATTCTGAAGAAACTAAAGCACTCATGGCTCTAAATAAGTTAGGGGCAAATAATTCATTATTTGGTAAAACCCATTCTGAAAAAACTAAAGAGTTAATGAGACAAAAAGCTTTAGGTAGAAAACATTCTGAAGAAACTCTATTAAAAATGAGTGCTAACAGAGGTTATCTTGTTAACATATATGAAAAATCTGATTCAAAAGGGTTTCAATTAATAGGTAGTTTTGTTTCAATAAGAAGAGCTGCCAAATTTTTAGGAATTAGTAGTAATACTATAAGACTCTATATAAATTCTGGTAAAATATTTAAAGATAGATATAAATTTACTAGCTAACGAAGTACACGCAGGAATAAATACCAAATAAATTTAAAAAAACTATGAATAAAATTCCACTATATGCTGGAAACTCCTAAAGCCTTCAGGTACTATAAAGATAATAGATATATACTTTATCAGTGATAACCCTAAAGGATGTACAATGGATTATCAGCAGGAAACCAAGACCTTGGTATTCTGCCGCCACCTGTGGTGGCAGGACACTGAGGGTGGGGGGGGAGCGCTGCGCCGCCCTCGGTACTAAATACTTTGGATCCTCAGAGACTACACGTGGAAATCAAACGTCGACGACGTCGACTTATAAGATAAGATATAGTCCAGTTAAGTATGAAAGTACTTATGTTGTAGACATTAATCGAATTAATATGAACTATTACTCCAGCAGTAATATTAATATTAATTGCTTTTCCTTCTTTTAAATTATTATATTTAATGGATAAAAGTCTTACTTAAGTCCATCGTACAATCTAATCCTTGTACGATTAAAGAGGATGAATTTCAAGAAGAGCTTGCCAAATGCAAGGTTACTTGAAGCGAAGCTTGTTAAGTAGATTTTCAGTTTATACTGATTAAAATAACAAGAATGTTCAACGACTAGAAGATGAAATCTATCTACAGAATAGTCTTCATATGCTTTAAATTTATATAAGGGAATTAATACATTATATAGATTAGCTATAGTTTCCTCCGTCAATTTTTAAATATAAAGTAAAAACCTTTTTTAATTGATGATGACATAGTCTGAACCATATTGAAAAATACGGAGTAAAAGATAAAGATTATCTTTAACAGTTTTGAAAGTTAATGAGAGTTTTACTAGGTCAGCTTATTTTGAAGATAAGCTGAAGGATAAACATATATTGATTATATTAGCTTGCTTATTTGAGTTGTTGATA from Podospora pseudoanserina strain CBS 124.78 mitochondrion, complete sequence, whole genome shotgun sequence harbors:
- the nad5 gene encoding NADH dehydrogenase subunit 5 is translated as MYLSIIILPLLGCIVSGFLGRKVGVKGAQLITCSNVVITTILSILAFIEVGFNNIPVTINLFRWIDSEWFNIIWGFQFDSLTVSMLIPVLIISSLVHIYSISYMSSDPHNQRFFSYLSLFTFMMIILVTANNYLLMFVGWEGVGVCSYLLVSFWFTRIAANQSSISAFLANRVGDCFLTIGMFAILWSLGNLDYSTVFSLAPYINSKVVLIIGICLLIGAMAKSSQVGLHVWLPMAMEGPTPVSALIHAATMVTAGVYLLMRSSPLIEYNSTVLLLCLWLGAITTVFSSLIGLFQQDIKKVIAYSTMSQLGMMVIAIGLSSYNVALFHLINHAFYKALLFLGAGSVIHAVADNQDFRKYGGLINFLPLTYSVMLIASLSLVAFPFMTGFYSKDFILESAYGQFSFSGVAVYIIATIGAIFTTLYSVKVLYLTFISTPSAPLHTYKGAHEGDLFLTLPLIILAIFSIFFGFFTKDIFIGLGSSFFADNSLFIHPTHEITIDTEFGVPVFWKLLPFVFTVSFSIVSLVLSEYLPELVIKFKLSRLGYNIFGFFNQRFLIELFYNKYITNLILDLGGQMTKILDKGSIELFGPFGLEKGLVNFSKNISSLSTSHVTTYALYILVAFILYLLYNYLSFNFLPFLIAGLTILTTI